The following are from one region of the bacterium genome:
- a CDS encoding ParB N-terminal domain-containing protein produces the protein MERIAELTGYDKTSIYKVPLDEIIERDKNANVMEPRFFLRLIENIKQDRRLESLPFGHLIKKGDRTLFEIISGHHRIRAARNAGNEFVYCLVYEGTLSEDEVKSKQLAHNRLHGYDDAQIAREIYESILDVNGKIATGYDDRDFNVDYPTFSGDALNLDFEMKQISLLFLPSEVKDLERVFQALTGEFEESYVAHISGYNKFVATLARIGEEFKIKSISSQLAKMVDIVKEVLNEQGKQISENVEDRDRRKGKVHQTAG, from the coding sequence ATGGAGAGGATAGCTGAACTTACCGGTTATGACAAAACCAGCATCTACAAGGTGCCGTTGGACGAGATCATCGAGCGGGACAAAAACGCCAACGTCATGGAGCCAAGGTTTTTCCTGAGGCTGATTGAGAACATTAAGCAGGACCGTCGCCTGGAATCGCTGCCTTTCGGGCATCTTATCAAGAAGGGCGACCGGACCCTGTTTGAAATCATCAGCGGGCACCATCGCATCCGCGCCGCCAGGAACGCCGGCAATGAATTCGTTTACTGCCTGGTCTACGAAGGCACCCTCTCCGAGGACGAAGTAAAGAGCAAACAGCTCGCGCATAACCGTCTCCACGGCTATGACGACGCGCAGATTGCCAGGGAGATCTACGAGAGCATCCTGGACGTCAACGGCAAAATCGCCACAGGCTATGACGACCGCGATTTTAACGTTGATTACCCGACCTTCTCAGGAGACGCCCTGAACCTGGATTTCGAGATGAAACAGATCTCGCTGCTGTTCCTGCCGTCGGAGGTCAAGGACCTGGAGAGGGTGTTCCAGGCGCTGACCGGCGAATTCGAGGAGAGCTATGTAGCTCATATTTCAGGGTACAACAAATTCGTTGCCACCCTCGCCAGGATCGGGGAGGAGTTCAAGATCAAGAGCATTTCATCGCAACTGGCCAAAATGGTGGACATAGTTAAAGAGGTACTAAA